One region of Pseudomonas sp. ABC1 genomic DNA includes:
- the earP gene encoding elongation factor P maturation arginine rhamnosyltransferase EarP → MSKSDAWDIFCSVVDNFGDVGVTWRLARQLASEHGVPVRLWVDDMATFTRLAPSIDIRLERQYLDGVQVCHWSLPWEPVEPADVVIEAFACELPEHYVHAMAAASRRILWLNLEYLSAEDWVTDCHAMPSLQPDGLQKYFFFPGFVAKTGGLLRERDLLARRSQFQADPRCRGNFLATLGVKPEPECRIISLFAYENTGLASWFDELSRDCRPNLVLVPEGRVLKDVAAWCGEDALKAGGDHVRGSLRIVVLPFLDQDAYDRLLWCCDFNAVRGEESFIRAQWAARAFVWHIYPQEDDAHWDKLWAFFHLYTEGLSDPARAALEAFWASWNAGQAVGCAWRELQAHEGELSAHASNWVDIQASNGDLASNLLRFHADWHSA, encoded by the coding sequence GTGTCCAAGTCTGATGCGTGGGATATTTTTTGCAGTGTCGTCGACAATTTCGGCGATGTGGGCGTTACGTGGCGCCTCGCGCGGCAACTCGCCTCCGAGCATGGTGTGCCGGTCCGCCTGTGGGTCGATGATATGGCGACGTTCACCCGCCTTGCGCCCTCCATTGATATTCGTCTGGAGCGGCAGTATCTCGACGGCGTACAGGTCTGTCATTGGTCCCTCCCCTGGGAGCCTGTCGAGCCTGCCGATGTGGTGATCGAGGCCTTTGCCTGTGAATTGCCAGAGCATTACGTGCATGCCATGGCAGCGGCCAGTCGCCGGATTCTCTGGCTCAACCTCGAGTACCTAAGCGCAGAAGATTGGGTGACTGACTGTCACGCCATGCCATCTCTCCAGCCGGATGGTCTGCAGAAGTACTTCTTCTTTCCCGGGTTCGTGGCGAAAACCGGTGGCCTGTTGCGCGAGCGCGATTTACTGGCGCGACGCAGTCAGTTCCAGGCAGATCCTCGATGCCGTGGAAATTTCCTGGCGACTCTGGGTGTGAAGCCTGAGCCGGAGTGCCGCATCATTTCATTGTTCGCTTATGAAAATACCGGCTTGGCGAGCTGGTTCGATGAGTTGTCCAGGGATTGTCGCCCTAACCTGGTGCTGGTTCCGGAGGGGCGTGTCCTGAAGGATGTGGCGGCCTGGTGCGGGGAGGATGCGCTGAAGGCAGGGGGCGATCATGTGCGGGGTTCCCTGCGTATCGTGGTCTTGCCGTTTCTGGATCAGGACGCCTATGACCGCCTGCTGTGGTGCTGCGACTTCAATGCGGTGCGTGGGGAGGAGTCCTTCATTCGTGCGCAGTGGGCGGCAAGGGCTTTCGTCTGGCATATCTACCCGCAAGAGGACGATGCCCACTGGGACAAGCTCTGGGCATTCTTCCACCTTTATACAGAGGGCTTGTCCGATCCAGCGCGGGCTGCGCTGGAGGCTTTCTGGGCTTCCTGGAATGCCGGGCAGGCGGTTGGTTGCGCGTGGCGAGAGCTGCAGGCACATGAGGGCGAGCTGAGTGCTCATGCCTCGAATTGGGTTGATATTCAGGCATCCAACGGCGATCTGGCGAGTAATCTGCTGCGTTTCCATGCCGACTGGCACTCTGCATAA
- a CDS encoding YheU family protein, protein MLIPYEMLEPDTLTRLLEDFVTRDGTDNGDDTPFHIRTERARAALVKGQAVIVFDSESQQCQLALRQEVPKEWLEEEH, encoded by the coding sequence ATGCTGATTCCATACGAGATGCTGGAGCCGGACACCTTGACTCGGCTCCTGGAAGACTTTGTCACCCGGGACGGGACGGATAATGGCGATGACACGCCCTTTCATATCCGCACGGAGCGTGCCAGGGCAGCCTTAGTGAAAGGCCAGGCAGTCATCGTCTTCGACAGTGAGTCCCAGCAATGCCAACTGGCACTTCGGCAAGAGGTTCCGAAAGAGTGGCTGGAAGAAGAGCATTAA
- the efp gene encoding elongation factor P produces the protein MKTAQEFRAGQVAIVNGAPWVIQKTEFNKSGRNSAVVKMKLKNLLNGSATETVYKADDKLEPVILERKEVTYSYFADPLYVFMDGEFNQYEIEKDDLEGVMTFIEDGMTDVCEAVFYNEKVISVELPTTIVREIVYTEPSVRGDTSGKVMKTARLKNGAELQVSAFCEIGDSIEIDTRTGEYKSRVKG, from the coding sequence ATGAAAACCGCACAAGAATTCCGTGCCGGCCAGGTGGCCATCGTCAATGGCGCGCCCTGGGTTATCCAGAAAACCGAGTTCAACAAGTCCGGCCGTAACAGCGCCGTCGTCAAGATGAAGTTGAAGAACCTGCTCAACGGTTCTGCGACCGAGACTGTCTACAAGGCCGATGACAAGCTCGAGCCGGTTATCCTCGAGCGCAAGGAAGTGACCTATTCCTACTTCGCCGATCCGCTGTATGTGTTCATGGATGGTGAGTTCAACCAGTACGAGATCGAGAAAGACGACCTCGAAGGCGTGATGACTTTCATCGAAGACGGCATGACCGACGTCTGCGAAGCGGTCTTCTACAACGAGAAAGTGATCTCCGTCGAACTGCCGACCACCATCGTGCGTGAAATCGTTTACACCGAGCCGTCCGTCCGTGGCGACACGTCCGGCAAGGTAATGAAGACTGCACGTCTGAAGAACGGTGCCGAGCTGCAGGTTTCCGCATTCTGCGAAATCGGTGACTCGATCGAGATCGATACCCGCACTGGCGAGTACAAGTCCCGCGTCAAAGGCTGA
- a CDS encoding Spy/CpxP family protein refolding chaperone, with product MRKTLISLLFVAALPTLAMASPEGHPARPFEHHGKPPLHQLDLSKEQQKEVRKLIGTQMKNRHEITQRYLDKLPEAERNAFQNELNANRENTDKAIKALLTPEQQKQFAEHQRKQQEKRAEHAEFLKWKAEREQKKN from the coding sequence ATGCGAAAAACCCTTATCAGCCTGCTGTTCGTCGCCGCCCTGCCAACCCTGGCCATGGCCTCGCCCGAAGGGCACCCGGCACGCCCCTTCGAACACCATGGCAAACCGCCGCTTCACCAACTGGACCTGAGCAAGGAGCAGCAGAAAGAAGTACGCAAACTGATCGGCACCCAAATGAAGAATCGCCACGAGATCACCCAGCGCTACCTCGATAAACTGCCGGAAGCCGAGCGCAATGCGTTCCAGAATGAACTGAACGCCAACCGGGAAAACACCGACAAGGCAATCAAGGCCCTGCTCACCCCGGAACAGCAGAAGCAGTTCGCCGAACATCAGCGCAAGCAACAGGAAAAACGCGCCGAACACGCTGAATTCCTGAAATGGAAAGCCGAGCGCGAACAGAAGAAAAACTGA
- the pap gene encoding polyphosphate:AMP phosphotransferase — MFESAEIGHSIDKQTYDAQVPALREALLAAQYQLKEQARFPVLILINGIEGAGKGETIKLLNEWMDPRLIRVDSFDTPSDEELAHPPAWRYWRRLPEKGRTGIFFGNWYSKMLEDRVHGRINKAGLALQIAQAQRLERMLCDEGVLIFKFWMHLSKDRMMARLESFRSDPLQSWRISPLDWQQSKTYDKFVRYGEYILRHSSREFAPWYVVEGTDERYRSLAVGRVLLEGLQAALNATEAERHTVQPHTAPLMLDLDRLSLLDSLDMTQSLDKADYKQQLATEQARLAQLLRHRVIRKRGVLAMFEGHDAAGKGSAIRRITGALDPRQYRTVQIAAPTQDELAKPWLWRFWNNIPERGKFTIFDRSWYGRVLVERVEGFCTPEEWLRAYSEINHFEEQMVDSGVVLVKFWLSIDKDTQLERFKEREVTPFKRFKITEEDWRNRDKWDDYSHAVADMVDRTSTEIAPWTLVEANDKRFARIKVLRTLNEALEAAIGKDR, encoded by the coding sequence ATGTTCGAGTCTGCGGAAATTGGTCACTCGATAGACAAGCAAACGTATGACGCCCAGGTGCCAGCCTTGCGCGAAGCGCTTCTGGCTGCTCAGTACCAGCTCAAGGAGCAGGCTCGCTTTCCTGTGCTCATTCTCATCAACGGTATCGAGGGTGCGGGGAAGGGGGAGACGATCAAGCTGCTCAACGAGTGGATGGACCCTCGTTTGATCCGTGTCGACAGTTTCGATACGCCCTCCGATGAGGAGTTGGCCCATCCGCCCGCGTGGCGTTATTGGCGCAGACTCCCCGAGAAGGGGCGCACCGGGATTTTCTTCGGCAACTGGTACAGCAAGATGCTGGAAGATCGGGTGCATGGCCGGATCAATAAAGCCGGCCTGGCACTGCAGATTGCCCAGGCACAACGTCTGGAGCGGATGTTGTGCGATGAGGGCGTGCTGATTTTCAAGTTCTGGATGCACCTGTCCAAGGACCGGATGATGGCGCGGCTCGAGTCGTTCCGGAGTGATCCGCTGCAGAGCTGGCGTATCAGTCCGCTGGATTGGCAGCAGTCCAAGACCTATGACAAGTTCGTCCGCTACGGAGAGTACATTCTGCGCCACAGCAGCCGTGAGTTCGCGCCCTGGTATGTCGTGGAGGGGACTGATGAGCGCTATCGCAGCCTGGCTGTTGGGCGCGTTCTGCTGGAGGGATTGCAGGCAGCCTTGAATGCAACGGAGGCCGAGCGTCATACGGTCCAGCCCCATACGGCGCCATTGATGCTGGACCTCGATCGCTTGAGCCTGCTTGATAGCCTGGATATGACCCAGTCGCTGGATAAGGCTGACTACAAGCAGCAGTTGGCAACGGAACAGGCGCGCCTTGCGCAACTTCTGCGTCATCGCGTGATTCGCAAACGGGGTGTGCTGGCGATGTTCGAGGGGCATGATGCCGCAGGCAAGGGCAGTGCCATACGACGGATCACGGGCGCACTCGATCCCCGTCAATACCGAACTGTCCAGATCGCCGCGCCTACCCAGGATGAGCTGGCCAAGCCTTGGCTATGGCGCTTCTGGAACAATATTCCCGAGCGAGGCAAGTTCACCATTTTTGATCGCTCCTGGTATGGACGGGTCCTGGTGGAGCGTGTCGAGGGGTTCTGCACGCCGGAGGAGTGGCTGCGCGCATACAGTGAGATCAACCATTTCGAAGAGCAGATGGTCGATTCAGGTGTGGTGTTGGTGAAGTTCTGGTTGTCGATCGACAAGGATACGCAGCTGGAGCGTTTCAAGGAACGAGAGGTTACGCCGTTCAAGCGCTTCAAGATCACGGAAGAAGACTGGCGCAATCGCGACAAGTGGGATGACTACAGCCATGCCGTTGCCGACATGGTGGACCGCACCAGTACGGAAATCGCGCCTTGGACATTGGTCGAGGCCAATGACAAGCGCTTCGCGCGTATCAAGGTCTTGCGCACGCTCAACGAGGCGCTGGAGGCGGCAATAGGAAAGGATCGCTGA
- a CDS encoding CynX/NimT family MFS transporter produces MVKYSSRWFLFLALVLAAINLRPAITSFAPLIERIASDLSLSRGFVSLVTALPVLLMGLLAPLAPRLAVRLGLERAIAFCMATLFTALGLRLFSHQEWILIGTAGVVGIAVAVAGPLLSGYIKRYFFDQMGKIGAWYALSMAVGGTLGAVVTAPVTDHLAGDWSLGLSVWALPTLVACAVWLCLPNQPESVRKAAGLPWRSRRAWLISLFFTLQAGLFYALVTWLVARYHEAGFSVGEGNTFFSAFMLIGLPSSFAIPWLVQRFGNRHIWMATCGLVAACGLALIAWLPNWSPLLVCMVLGIALNGSFSLSLVLPMYEAATPMDVSRLTAMMLCTGYGLACLSPVLVGIGRDIGGSYLVPFAVLALLAICMSLLALCLRPNPVLIETK; encoded by the coding sequence ATGGTGAAGTATTCGTCTCGCTGGTTTCTTTTTCTGGCCTTGGTTCTTGCAGCAATCAACCTACGCCCGGCCATTACATCATTTGCCCCTCTTATCGAGCGCATCGCCTCGGATCTTTCCTTGAGTCGTGGCTTCGTCAGCCTCGTAACAGCCCTACCCGTTCTATTGATGGGGTTGTTGGCCCCGCTGGCTCCACGACTGGCGGTACGGCTGGGGTTGGAAAGGGCTATCGCTTTCTGCATGGCGACCCTGTTCACTGCCTTGGGATTACGCCTGTTTTCACATCAGGAGTGGATCCTGATTGGAACCGCCGGGGTGGTCGGTATTGCCGTTGCCGTTGCTGGGCCACTGCTTTCTGGCTACATCAAGCGCTATTTTTTCGACCAGATGGGGAAGATAGGTGCCTGGTATGCCTTGAGCATGGCCGTTGGGGGGACGCTTGGTGCTGTTGTGACTGCACCTGTAACGGATCACTTGGCGGGTGACTGGAGTCTGGGTTTATCTGTCTGGGCTTTGCCAACGTTGGTGGCTTGTGCTGTCTGGCTCTGTTTGCCAAATCAACCGGAGAGCGTCCGAAAAGCTGCTGGCCTGCCTTGGCGATCTAGGCGAGCGTGGTTGATCAGTCTGTTCTTTACTCTGCAAGCTGGGCTTTTCTATGCCTTGGTGACCTGGTTGGTCGCTCGCTATCACGAAGCGGGTTTCAGTGTGGGAGAGGGGAATACGTTTTTCAGTGCCTTCATGCTTATCGGGCTGCCCAGTTCTTTTGCAATTCCATGGCTAGTGCAGCGATTCGGTAACAGACACATATGGATGGCCACGTGTGGCCTGGTTGCGGCTTGCGGTCTGGCGTTGATTGCTTGGCTGCCGAACTGGTCGCCTTTGCTCGTCTGCATGGTATTGGGGATCGCACTGAACGGTAGTTTTTCGCTGTCTCTGGTATTGCCCATGTACGAGGCCGCTACCCCGATGGATGTGAGTCGACTGACAGCCATGATGCTGTGTACGGGCTATGGGCTGGCCTGTCTGTCGCCGGTGCTGGTCGGGATAGGTCGCGATATCGGGGGGAGCTATCTGGTGCCATTTGCCGTTCTGGCTCTGCTGGCTATTTGCATGTCCCTGCTGGCGCTTTGCTTGCGGCCAAATCCTGTGCTCATCGAGACGAAGTAG
- a CDS encoding Arc family DNA-binding protein, whose product MNPIKQAVYSSRTADKFVVRLPDGMRDRIAEVARNHHRSMNSEIIARIEQSLLQEGALDSDASVRLDSPELSLHERELLQRFRQLTHRQQNALVALIAHDVEQAAQEA is encoded by the coding sequence ATGAACCCTATCAAACAGGCAGTTTATTCCAGTCGCACGGCTGACAAGTTCGTGGTTCGCCTTCCTGACGGCATGCGTGATCGCATCGCGGAGGTGGCTCGCAACCACCACCGCAGCATGAACTCGGAAATCATCGCGCGTATCGAACAGAGCCTGCTTCAAGAAGGCGCTCTGGATTCAGATGCCAGCGTTCGCCTAGACAGCCCAGAGCTTTCCCTGCACGAACGCGAGCTGCTCCAGCGCTTCAGGCAACTGACCCATCGTCAGCAGAATGCCCTGGTTGCCCTGATCGCACATGACGTAGAGCAAGCCGCTCAAGAAGCCTGA
- a CDS encoding AI-2E family transporter, whose translation MGNLIFEQKVFLSLLVLVTLAFGWILWPFYGAVFWAVILAILFSPLQRRLLIRFNNRRNLAALTTLLASLLIAVLPVIFITGLLVQEGTTLYARINSGELDVGSYVIQVKEMLPASIQGYLQRFGLSDMSDLRERLGSSALQGSQYLATKAFSFGQGTFQFVIGFFVMLYLLFFLIRDGRDLVKRLYQAVPLSGDQKKKLFSKFTQVVRATVKGNIIIAVVQGALGGLIFAILGIPSALLWGVLMALLSLLPAVGAGLIWTPVAIYFLLSGSIVSGVVLIAYGILVIGLVDNLLRPTLVGKDTKMPDYVVLISTLGGLSLFGLNGFVIGPLIAALFMASWDLFTEREEEAGVEGA comes from the coding sequence ATGGGCAATCTGATCTTCGAACAAAAGGTGTTCCTGAGTCTGTTGGTGCTGGTGACGCTGGCGTTCGGCTGGATACTCTGGCCCTTCTATGGTGCGGTCTTCTGGGCCGTCATTCTCGCCATCCTGTTCTCACCCCTGCAGCGCCGGCTGTTGATCCGCTTCAACAACCGGCGCAACCTGGCCGCCCTGACGACTTTGCTGGCCAGCCTGCTGATTGCTGTTCTGCCGGTCATTTTCATCACGGGATTGCTGGTGCAGGAAGGAACCACGCTGTACGCGCGTATCAACAGTGGCGAGCTGGACGTCGGCAGTTATGTCATCCAGGTCAAGGAGATGTTGCCCGCCTCGATCCAGGGCTATCTGCAGCGCTTCGGCCTGAGCGACATGAGTGATCTGCGCGAGCGCCTCGGCAGCAGCGCGTTGCAGGGCAGCCAGTATCTGGCGACCAAGGCGTTCAGCTTCGGGCAGGGTACCTTTCAGTTCGTCATCGGCTTCTTCGTGATGCTTTACCTGCTGTTTTTCCTGATTCGCGATGGGCGCGATCTGGTCAAGCGCCTCTATCAGGCCGTCCCGCTGAGCGGCGATCAGAAGAAGAAGCTGTTCAGCAAGTTCACCCAGGTGGTCCGTGCCACGGTCAAGGGCAATATCATCATCGCCGTGGTGCAGGGCGCGCTGGGTGGCTTGATCTTCGCCATCCTGGGTATTCCCAGCGCATTGCTGTGGGGTGTGCTGATGGCATTGCTGTCCCTGCTGCCGGCGGTGGGGGCGGGCTTGATCTGGACGCCCGTGGCCATCTACTTCCTGCTCAGCGGGTCGATCGTTTCCGGCGTGGTGCTGATTGCCTACGGCATCCTGGTGATCGGCCTGGTCGACAACCTCCTGCGTCCGACCCTGGTGGGCAAGGACACCAAGATGCCGGATTACGTCGTGCTGATCTCGACCCTCGGCGGTCTTTCGTTGTTCGGGCTCAATGGTTTTGTCATCGGTCCGTTGATCGCCGCGTTGTTCATGGCCAGTTGGGATCTGTTCACCGAGCGTGAGGAGGAGGCCGGTGTGGAGGGCGCGTAG
- a CDS encoding HAMP domain-containing sensor histidine kinase — protein MRSLFWRILATFWLAITLVAVLAMLLGRALNQDAWIIGRHPAIKGLAADWVQTYEQRGSSAAQRLLEQQKHRFHIDTQVLSENGHPVIPGTFPPRAAAFEARKQYREEQLPWRRLTTEYTSPSSGETYLFIYRIPHPELNDWHRDSLLWPLSAIGIALIVLTGFSLLLTLSITRPLDRLRGAVHDLGQTSYQQTSLARLARRRDELGLLANDFNRMGARLQKLIGSQRQLLRDVSHELRSPLARLRIALALAERATPEERQSIWPRLGKECDRLETLIAEILELARMDAEPGTPTPVDLEEIFFQLQENARITAPGVQIMSQVQPDIDFLGWPDILERALDNLLRNALRFSPAQAEIRLSAQVESGQLILSVQDQGPGVDPAYLPHLSEPFYRAPGQTAAGHGLGLAIAQRAAERHGGKLALANHPEGGFIASLHLPLANEDKG, from the coding sequence TTGCGCTCACTCTTCTGGCGAATACTCGCCACATTCTGGCTGGCCATCACCCTGGTCGCAGTACTCGCCATGCTGCTGGGGCGCGCCTTGAACCAGGACGCCTGGATCATCGGCCGGCATCCTGCGATCAAGGGACTCGCCGCCGACTGGGTGCAGACCTACGAGCAAAGAGGCTCATCGGCGGCACAACGGCTGCTGGAGCAGCAAAAGCACCGCTTCCATATCGACACGCAAGTACTGTCGGAAAACGGCCACCCCGTCATCCCCGGCACCTTCCCGCCTCGCGCCGCCGCGTTCGAAGCGCGCAAGCAATACCGCGAGGAACAATTGCCCTGGCGGCGGCTGACCACTGAATACACCAGCCCCAGCAGCGGCGAGACCTACCTGTTCATCTACCGAATCCCGCACCCCGAGCTCAACGACTGGCACCGCGACAGCCTGCTCTGGCCCCTGAGTGCCATCGGCATCGCCCTGATCGTGCTGACAGGCTTCAGCCTGCTCCTGACCCTCTCGATCACCCGCCCACTCGACCGACTGCGCGGCGCCGTGCACGACCTGGGCCAGACCAGCTATCAACAGACCTCCCTGGCCCGCCTGGCGCGGCGCCGCGACGAACTGGGCCTACTGGCCAATGACTTCAACCGCATGGGCGCACGCCTGCAAAAGCTGATCGGCAGCCAACGCCAACTCCTGCGCGACGTCTCCCATGAATTGCGCTCGCCCCTCGCAAGGCTGCGTATCGCACTGGCACTGGCAGAACGTGCAACACCCGAAGAGCGCCAGAGCATCTGGCCCAGGCTGGGCAAGGAATGCGACCGGCTGGAGACCCTTATCGCGGAGATACTGGAACTCGCCCGGATGGATGCGGAGCCTGGCACTCCGACGCCAGTCGATCTCGAAGAGATCTTTTTCCAACTGCAGGAAAACGCCCGGATAACCGCCCCCGGCGTACAGATCATGAGCCAGGTGCAGCCAGACATCGACTTCCTGGGGTGGCCCGACATACTCGAACGCGCCCTGGACAACCTGCTACGCAACGCCCTGCGCTTCAGCCCAGCACAGGCAGAAATAAGGCTGAGCGCCCAGGTCGAGTCCGGACAACTGATCCTCAGCGTGCAGGATCAAGGGCCAGGTGTAGACCCCGCCTACCTGCCCCACCTGAGCGAGCCGTTCTACCGAGCCCCAGGCCAAACTGCCGCAGGGCACGGCCTGGGACTGGCCATTGCACAGCGCGCAGCCGAGCGACACGGCGGCAAGCTCGCTCTGGCCAACCACCCGGAAGGCGGCTTCATCGCCAGCCTGCACCTGCCTCTGGCGAACGAAGACAAGGGGTAA
- the mnmC gene encoding bifunctional tRNA (5-methylaminomethyl-2-thiouridine)(34)-methyltransferase MnmD/FAD-dependent 5-carboxymethylaminomethyl-2-thiouridine(34) oxidoreductase MnmC, translating to MPNQEPLQHADLDWDENGQPQSRQYGDVYFSRQSGMEETRHVFLEQNRLPERFAALSSGRSLVIGETGFGTGLNFLCAWQLFEETASADTRLHFISTEKHPLTQEDLARAMALWPSLSALSSQLLAQYTAVHTGFQHFILGSGRITLTLLVGDVLESLPQLDAQVDAWFLDGFAPAKNPDMWQPELFRQLARLSAPTATLGTFTSAGFVRRGLIEAGFAMKRAPGFGHKREILQGNFTGLPATAYKPWYARPDHQPQERHAIVIGAGMAGCSSAFSLARRGWRVTLIDRHADIAQEASGNPQGVLYLKLSAHGTALSRLIVSGFGYTRRLLQHLQKGVEWDDCGVLQLGFDDKESARQQALAQHFPTSLLQLLEQNTAEQACGVGLHSGGLFFPEAGWVHPPALCQWLASHPGIERVMQRQALHLRHQAGEWQVLENNEPIAKAPVVILAGAAECVRFNQTDWLPLKRIRGQITRLPANEQSRDLKCVICAEGYVAPERNGEHTLGASFNFQRHDNEPSQEEHASNLSMLEEISSDLHQRLAPRLSNLEGRASLRCTSSDYLPLVGPVADAEAFRHAYASLLKNARQTPDQACPWNQGLYVNTAHGSRGLISAPLSGELLAAWIDNEPLPLPREIAEACHPNRYLLRGLVKGLDVTRQSTSKDNQQEGGEC from the coding sequence ATGCCGAACCAAGAGCCGCTACAACACGCCGACCTCGACTGGGACGAGAACGGCCAGCCGCAGTCACGCCAGTATGGCGATGTCTACTTCTCCCGTCAGTCAGGCATGGAGGAAACCCGGCATGTGTTCCTGGAGCAAAACCGACTACCTGAACGATTTGCAGCGCTGAGCTCGGGACGAAGCCTGGTCATCGGGGAAACCGGTTTCGGCACCGGTCTCAATTTTCTATGTGCCTGGCAACTGTTCGAAGAGACGGCATCAGCGGATACCCGCCTGCACTTCATCAGCACGGAAAAACACCCGCTTACGCAGGAAGACCTGGCACGCGCCATGGCTTTATGGCCATCCCTGAGCGCACTGTCCAGTCAATTACTGGCGCAATACACCGCCGTCCACACGGGCTTCCAGCACTTCATACTGGGGAGCGGACGCATAACCCTTACGCTGCTGGTCGGGGATGTACTGGAAAGCTTGCCGCAGCTCGATGCACAGGTCGACGCCTGGTTCCTCGATGGCTTCGCCCCAGCCAAGAATCCGGACATGTGGCAACCCGAACTGTTTCGGCAACTGGCACGCCTCTCGGCTCCGACAGCGACACTCGGCACCTTCACCAGCGCCGGCTTTGTTCGGCGCGGACTGATCGAAGCAGGCTTCGCCATGAAGCGCGCGCCGGGCTTCGGCCACAAGAGAGAGATTCTGCAAGGCAACTTTACCGGCCTACCTGCCACTGCATACAAACCCTGGTATGCCAGACCCGACCACCAGCCCCAAGAACGCCATGCCATCGTCATAGGTGCCGGCATGGCCGGCTGCTCAAGTGCATTCAGCCTGGCGCGCCGCGGCTGGCGTGTGACGCTGATCGATCGACATGCAGACATCGCCCAGGAAGCATCAGGCAATCCGCAAGGTGTGCTCTACCTGAAGCTTTCCGCACATGGAACGGCTCTTTCGCGCCTGATCGTCAGTGGCTTTGGCTACACACGGCGCCTGTTGCAGCACCTGCAGAAAGGCGTGGAGTGGGACGATTGCGGCGTCTTGCAACTGGGCTTCGACGACAAGGAAAGTGCTCGCCAACAGGCACTGGCACAGCACTTCCCAACAAGCCTCCTGCAACTGCTGGAACAGAACACTGCAGAACAGGCATGCGGTGTCGGCCTACACAGCGGCGGGCTGTTTTTCCCGGAAGCCGGCTGGGTCCACCCGCCAGCACTCTGCCAGTGGCTGGCAAGCCATCCGGGCATCGAGCGAGTGATGCAACGACAGGCGCTGCACCTGCGGCATCAAGCAGGTGAATGGCAGGTCCTCGAAAACAACGAACCCATAGCAAAAGCACCGGTAGTCATACTGGCCGGCGCGGCGGAATGTGTACGGTTCAACCAGACGGATTGGTTACCACTCAAGCGTATCAGGGGCCAGATCACACGACTTCCGGCAAATGAGCAAAGCCGCGATTTGAAATGTGTCATCTGCGCTGAAGGATATGTCGCGCCAGAAAGAAATGGGGAGCACACACTGGGAGCCAGCTTCAACTTCCAGCGTCATGACAATGAACCCAGCCAGGAAGAACACGCCAGCAACCTGAGCATGCTCGAAGAAATATCGTCAGATCTTCACCAGCGTCTCGCCCCTCGGCTCTCCAACCTCGAAGGCAGAGCCTCACTGCGCTGTACCAGTTCCGACTACCTGCCACTGGTCGGCCCCGTGGCAGACGCAGAAGCATTCCGCCATGCCTATGCAAGCCTGCTGAAGAACGCCCGGCAGACTCCAGACCAGGCATGCCCTTGGAACCAAGGCCTTTATGTCAATACAGCACATGGTTCTCGCGGCCTGATCAGCGCGCCCTTGTCCGGAGAACTGCTGGCCGCCTGGATAGACAATGAGCCCTTGCCACTGCCAAGGGAAATCGCCGAAGCCTGCCACCCGAATCGTTACCTGCTGCGCGGCCTGGTAAAAGGCCTGGACGTGACTCGACAATCAACCTCGAAAGACAATCAACAGGAAGGCGGGGAATGCTGA